The following coding sequences lie in one Alloacidobacterium dinghuense genomic window:
- a CDS encoding acyltransferase family protein — translation MVTTQIVYADADMCSAEVTGRFYRPELDVLRFFAFFAVYLCHSISNDTVAGTSTTNSNSLIHVLAAIKDAGNFGVCLFFMLSAFLITELLRREQKAHGSIEVGAFYLRRMLRIWPLYFGITIVYFLGGRYFHAMRMESGRVLAYFFLAGNWYIALHPWIQTPLRSLWSISVEEQFYLAWPLLARFGGVRWLTSASIGVVPVSILTICVISVDSMYAHNTVWLNSFTQFQFFAWGALLALALNGGTPKIGHMARCASGCAGVGLWLLAAYATGIKRPGVQASCLQFCLGYELVASGCILLLLAALGAPRRRVPAWVIYLGKISFGLYVFHETAFLIVDEVQKHSTNSVPSFAAWTSQHSALSLILNKALAFCVTVLLAMLSYHFWESPFLRLKQKITRVQSRGT, via the coding sequence ATGGTGACGACGCAGATCGTTTACGCGGACGCTGACATGTGCTCAGCGGAAGTAACCGGCCGTTTTTACCGTCCTGAACTGGATGTTCTCCGTTTCTTCGCGTTCTTCGCGGTTTATCTCTGTCATAGCATTTCGAACGATACTGTGGCAGGAACTTCAACGACAAACAGCAATAGCCTGATTCACGTATTAGCTGCAATCAAAGATGCGGGGAACTTTGGAGTCTGCCTCTTCTTCATGCTCAGTGCCTTTCTTATCACTGAGCTTCTGCGCCGTGAGCAGAAGGCGCATGGAAGTATTGAAGTGGGTGCCTTTTACCTGAGGCGCATGCTTCGCATCTGGCCGCTGTATTTTGGTATTACCATTGTTTATTTCCTGGGTGGACGGTACTTTCATGCAATGCGCATGGAGTCAGGCCGAGTCCTTGCGTACTTCTTCTTAGCGGGAAACTGGTACATTGCGCTTCATCCCTGGATACAAACGCCTCTGCGCTCTCTCTGGAGCATTTCAGTAGAAGAGCAGTTCTACCTAGCGTGGCCTCTACTGGCCAGGTTCGGTGGCGTGCGATGGCTTACCAGCGCGTCTATCGGGGTCGTTCCAGTTTCAATATTGACCATATGCGTTATATCCGTTGACTCGATGTATGCACACAATACAGTATGGCTGAACAGCTTTACTCAGTTTCAATTCTTTGCCTGGGGTGCGCTGCTTGCGCTTGCCTTGAACGGAGGTACACCTAAAATCGGCCATATGGCTCGGTGCGCATCGGGATGCGCAGGTGTCGGGTTGTGGTTGCTCGCAGCGTACGCGACCGGAATCAAACGGCCGGGAGTGCAAGCCTCTTGCTTGCAATTCTGCCTAGGTTATGAGCTTGTCGCATCCGGATGCATATTGCTATTGCTCGCGGCGTTGGGTGCGCCAAGACGGCGTGTCCCTGCATGGGTAATCTACCTCGGCAAGATTTCTTTCGGATTGTACGTCTTTCATGAAACAGCATTCTTAATTGTCGATGAGGTACAAAAGCATTCAACCAATTCTGTACCTTCTTTTGCGGCTTGGACGTCTCAACACTCTGCGCTCAGTCTGATACTCAACAAGGCGTTGGCTTTCTGCGTAACAGTTCTGCTGGCTATGCTGTCCTATCACTTCTGGGAGAGCCCATTCTTACGACTCAAACAAAAAATTACCCGAGTTCAATCACGAGGCACTTAA
- a CDS encoding O-antigen ligase family protein, which translates to MTNTAATGLSKIVGIGAQILVNGGICVLLLLHLRRLRRFAFSLQWAVFIAAFAVCSTLWSQDALTTLRRSIPFALATLFALYFASRFQTGQQLSILVSTMAVLALVTICLALFVPSIGMEASRGHFGNWQGVFTQKNACGRAMVFSSAALLSIGRVNVRRLVYFLLFSFVLVMSGSRAAWMIEGGLLFGYGLLRLLERFQPWSRALALLVAAFVVATSAIAAWMYFPVLTDLLGRDATLSGRTAIWQQVWAAILKHPMLGYGFAAFWQGMKGESYNVILALRFVVFHAHNGFLQIWLELGAVGLLLFLLSYLRAWRKLWPILQSESMRSSFWMIFVLLLVGVYDLDENTLLTFNGLFWVLYVSVLANLEILAREHMERRRFALGPAKLAACLRTP; encoded by the coding sequence ATGACCAATACGGCGGCTACTGGTCTAAGCAAGATTGTTGGCATCGGAGCGCAGATTCTGGTGAATGGTGGAATTTGCGTTCTTTTGCTTTTGCATCTGCGCCGTCTGCGACGTTTTGCGTTCTCCTTGCAGTGGGCAGTCTTCATTGCGGCTTTTGCTGTCTGCTCAACACTGTGGTCCCAAGATGCTTTGACAACTCTTCGGCGGTCCATTCCGTTTGCGCTGGCTACCTTGTTTGCCCTGTACTTTGCATCAAGATTTCAGACTGGGCAGCAGCTATCGATTTTGGTGAGCACAATGGCCGTATTGGCTCTTGTAACGATCTGTCTGGCGTTATTTGTGCCATCGATTGGAATGGAAGCATCCAGAGGACATTTCGGCAATTGGCAGGGAGTCTTCACGCAGAAGAATGCCTGTGGACGTGCGATGGTATTTAGTTCGGCGGCGCTGCTTTCTATTGGCCGCGTAAATGTCAGGCGTCTTGTTTACTTTCTGCTGTTCTCATTTGTGCTCGTGATGAGTGGATCTCGTGCAGCCTGGATGATTGAGGGGGGCTTGCTGTTTGGCTACGGCCTATTGCGTCTCCTGGAACGCTTCCAGCCATGGAGTCGTGCGCTTGCCTTGCTTGTTGCAGCGTTCGTTGTGGCAACTTCAGCTATCGCTGCGTGGATGTATTTCCCGGTGCTTACTGACTTACTAGGGCGAGACGCGACTCTGAGTGGGCGAACGGCGATCTGGCAACAGGTGTGGGCAGCAATCCTTAAGCATCCGATGTTGGGCTATGGCTTCGCTGCATTCTGGCAGGGCATGAAGGGCGAGTCATACAACGTCATTCTCGCATTGCGTTTCGTGGTCTTCCATGCGCACAATGGCTTTCTCCAAATCTGGCTCGAACTCGGCGCTGTCGGCCTACTGCTGTTTCTCTTGAGCTACTTGCGTGCTTGGCGCAAGCTCTGGCCAATTCTGCAGTCAGAGAGTATGAGAAGTTCATTTTGGATGATCTTTGTGCTCCTCTTGGTGGGCGTGTATGACTTGGACGAAAATACACTGCTCACATTCAATGGCCTCTTCTGGGTCTTGTACGTTAGTGTGTTGGCCAATCTAGAAATCCTGGCACGTGAACACATGGAGCGGCGGCGATTCGCCCTTGGGCCCGCGAAGTTGGCTGCGTGCCTACGCACGCCATGA
- a CDS encoding rhamnogalacturonidase, with protein sequence MQQPRRDFLKYTTIGAAGALAPMSLVAQSASGQPHGSIYDVRSFGATGDGKTIDSPAINRAIDAAANAGGGTVLFPTGTYNSFSIRLKSNIALQIMQGATILAAETPTDRSDGYDPAESNAPWEDYQDYGHNHWHNSLIWGENLHDVSIFGPGLIWGKGLSRGSREEPRAEEPRIGNKALALKSCRNVTLANFSILKGGHFGVLATGVDNLIIDNLKIDTDRDGIDIDCCKNVRVSNCAVNSPWDDGICPKSSFALGYARATENVTITNCYLSGSYELGTLLDGTFKKFPPDFHVPRTGRIKFGTESNGGFKNITVSNCVFEGCNGIALESEDGALLEDIAFTNITMRDISEAPIFIRLGSRMRGPKGVPIGNCRRIILSNIVSYNAVSKYAAIISGIPDHPITDLKISNVYLHHQGGGTAEMAALQPAENEVGYPDPHMFGPMPAHGFYIRHVNNIELTNVEIAYDSPDTRPAFVLDTVTDADLFRIKLPGDNHSPFRLRKVASFRLFGCPKIKDKEISTAESAEF encoded by the coding sequence ATGCAACAGCCGCGCCGCGATTTTCTGAAATACACCACAATTGGAGCGGCGGGGGCGCTCGCCCCTATGAGCCTCGTTGCGCAGTCTGCCTCAGGCCAGCCCCACGGCAGTATTTATGACGTGCGCTCTTTCGGTGCTACCGGCGACGGCAAGACCATCGACTCGCCCGCGATCAATCGGGCTATTGATGCAGCAGCCAATGCAGGCGGCGGCACGGTACTCTTCCCCACCGGCACTTACAATTCATTCTCCATCCGTCTGAAAAGCAACATTGCCCTCCAAATCATGCAAGGCGCGACCATCCTTGCAGCCGAAACTCCAACCGACCGCAGCGACGGGTACGACCCCGCTGAGTCGAATGCTCCCTGGGAAGATTACCAGGACTACGGCCACAACCATTGGCACAACAGCCTGATCTGGGGAGAAAATCTGCACGATGTATCCATCTTTGGCCCGGGTCTTATCTGGGGCAAAGGCCTGAGCCGTGGCTCACGCGAAGAACCGCGCGCCGAGGAACCACGTATCGGCAACAAGGCGCTCGCACTCAAGAGCTGCCGCAACGTCACGCTCGCTAACTTCTCCATTCTGAAAGGTGGTCACTTCGGCGTCCTCGCTACAGGCGTAGATAACCTGATCATCGACAATCTAAAAATCGATACCGATCGCGATGGCATCGATATCGACTGCTGCAAGAACGTTCGCGTCTCGAATTGCGCCGTCAATTCGCCGTGGGACGACGGCATCTGCCCGAAGAGTTCGTTTGCTCTGGGTTACGCCCGCGCGACGGAGAATGTAACCATCACGAATTGCTACTTGAGCGGCAGCTACGAGCTCGGAACGCTGCTTGACGGCACTTTCAAGAAGTTCCCGCCGGACTTTCACGTGCCTCGAACAGGAAGAATCAAATTCGGCACCGAATCGAATGGCGGATTCAAGAACATTACTGTTTCAAACTGCGTTTTCGAAGGCTGCAATGGCATTGCGCTTGAAAGTGAAGATGGCGCGCTGCTGGAAGACATAGCATTCACCAACATCACCATGCGCGATATCTCTGAAGCGCCCATCTTTATTCGTCTTGGCAGCCGGATGCGAGGCCCGAAGGGCGTTCCCATCGGCAATTGCCGCCGAATCATCCTCAGCAATATCGTCAGCTACAACGCGGTTTCGAAATACGCGGCGATCATCAGTGGAATCCCCGACCATCCAATCACCGATTTGAAGATCAGCAATGTTTACCTGCATCATCAAGGTGGCGGAACGGCGGAGATGGCAGCGCTTCAACCCGCCGAAAATGAAGTCGGCTACCCTGACCCGCACATGTTCGGCCCGATGCCCGCACACGGATTCTATATTCGTCACGTAAACAATATCGAGCTTACAAACGTTGAGATTGCCTACGATTCGCCGGATACGCGTCCCGCCTTTGTGCTCGATACGGTTACAGATGCCGATCTTTTCCGCATCAAGCTTCCTGGCGACAATCATTCCCCTTTTCGCCTGCGCAAGGTGGCAAGCTTCCGTCTCTTTGGCTGTCCAAAGATAAAAGACAAAGAAATTTCGACCGCCGAATCGGCAGAATTCTAA
- a CDS encoding oligosaccharide flippase family protein, with translation MPESASLQRNTLWMIAGHGVSLVFQAAYFILIGRTLGSHDYGAFVGVVALVNVLSQFSSLGMEMILVRNISRVRESFSTTWGSALLISACGFAVLLILAIAIGHFTLKPELQRLIPYIALSDALFGKIWQLSSRAFQGAGMLTHTARLTALSNITRAVSALGLFLLVLVTHCHADALLWTRIYWLSSLATAIVSFSWVTRSLGWPAFARIQMCDLTDGLSFSLSSSSISVYNDIDKTLLASMGQLQAAGIYAAAYRIIDVASVPIYAIYTAATPRFFREGGRRVCNASALAGRLLRRTIPYGVVMALLLFAGSSFLPLVFGRSFRGSVEALRWLCLLPLIRGLHYAWGTTITGSASQWYRTATQLGAAGMNLLLNVALIPRWSWRGAAIASLLTDAALAAGSWVVLQYLRAKEDARTIAITQLV, from the coding sequence ATGCCTGAGTCGGCCAGCTTGCAGAGGAATACGCTATGGATGATTGCAGGCCATGGAGTGTCTCTAGTTTTTCAGGCTGCATATTTCATCCTGATCGGCCGAACGCTCGGAAGCCATGATTACGGAGCATTTGTCGGTGTTGTCGCTCTCGTCAATGTTCTCAGTCAATTTAGCAGCTTAGGAATGGAAATGATTCTCGTGCGCAATATCAGCCGGGTGCGCGAGTCATTCTCGACCACATGGGGCAGCGCTCTGCTAATTAGTGCCTGCGGATTTGCAGTGCTTCTCATTTTGGCTATAGCAATCGGTCATTTCACTCTTAAACCAGAATTGCAACGGCTGATTCCCTATATTGCGCTGTCTGACGCTTTGTTCGGAAAGATCTGGCAACTTTCAAGCCGCGCCTTTCAAGGGGCAGGCATGTTGACACATACTGCGAGATTAACAGCGCTTTCGAATATCACCCGTGCGGTGTCCGCTTTGGGGCTGTTTCTTCTGGTGTTGGTTACGCATTGTCATGCTGATGCGCTCTTGTGGACGCGGATTTATTGGCTTTCCTCACTCGCAACAGCCATCGTCTCTTTCAGCTGGGTTACAAGGTCTTTGGGATGGCCTGCCTTCGCACGTATCCAAATGTGCGATCTAACGGATGGTTTGAGCTTTTCGCTGTCCAGTTCTTCGATTTCTGTTTATAACGACATCGATAAGACTTTGTTAGCAAGCATGGGTCAGCTGCAGGCAGCGGGGATATACGCCGCGGCCTACAGAATTATTGATGTTGCCAGCGTTCCAATTTACGCCATCTATACAGCGGCCACGCCGCGCTTTTTCCGCGAGGGCGGGCGCAGAGTGTGTAATGCATCTGCGCTTGCCGGGCGATTGTTGCGCCGGACGATTCCGTATGGTGTCGTCATGGCTCTGTTGCTCTTCGCAGGCTCTTCATTTTTACCCCTTGTATTTGGGAGATCGTTTCGGGGCTCGGTGGAGGCGTTGCGATGGCTGTGCCTGCTGCCGCTGATTCGCGGGCTACACTACGCATGGGGGACGACTATCACTGGATCCGCGTCACAATGGTATCGAACAGCCACTCAACTGGGAGCCGCAGGAATGAATCTGCTTCTCAATGTCGCGCTGATTCCACGCTGGTCATGGCGAGGAGCAGCCATAGCTAGTTTGCTTACAGATGCCGCCTTGGCCGCAGGGAGCTGGGTTGTTTTGCAATATCTTCGGGCTAAAGAAGACGCGCGAACAATTGCGATTACGCAGCTTGTGTGA
- a CDS encoding glycosyltransferase, whose protein sequence is MQSRRVLVYRNELLPPSETFVLSQARALRRFQPLFAGLERVRGGLDLTTHPVITLCRSEAWHEKAKRRIFLRTGRSQKLTAVVAKQNSQVVHAHFAIDACAVLPVAKELRVPLIVTLHGYDVSCTDEFLKVWPTTRTYLRRKEELWEYATLFVCVSESVRRRALVRGFPQQKLWVHRIGVELCSKKQREEKRDPRLALFVGRLVEKKGCIHLIRAMSGVQKAIPEARLAIVGDGPLRRALEHEAALHSSNIVFLGHQSHAIVRQWMRRASVLVAPSVPASSGDCEGLPTVLCEAQAEGLPVVAFATEGVTEALPADRRNSLPRAGDVSGLSQEIIRFMEDDRIWQQISDAGKYYAGLHFDLAAQTHLLENKYEEVIARGHA, encoded by the coding sequence ATGCAATCGAGAAGAGTACTCGTCTACCGCAACGAACTTCTCCCACCGTCTGAGACCTTTGTCCTTTCGCAGGCACGCGCGCTTCGAAGATTTCAACCCTTGTTTGCAGGCCTTGAGCGGGTACGTGGCGGTCTGGATTTGACTACGCACCCGGTCATTACCTTGTGCAGGTCCGAGGCATGGCATGAAAAAGCTAAGCGCAGAATCTTCCTGAGAACGGGACGAAGCCAGAAACTCACCGCTGTAGTAGCGAAACAAAATTCTCAAGTCGTACATGCGCACTTTGCTATCGATGCATGCGCTGTGTTGCCTGTCGCGAAGGAGCTGAGAGTTCCACTCATCGTGACCTTACATGGATATGACGTCTCGTGTACCGACGAATTTCTGAAGGTCTGGCCAACGACCAGAACGTATTTACGGCGCAAAGAAGAGCTGTGGGAGTATGCAACATTGTTTGTCTGCGTTTCCGAGAGCGTTCGTCGGCGTGCACTTGTTCGCGGCTTTCCCCAACAGAAGCTCTGGGTCCACCGGATCGGCGTGGAACTTTGTAGCAAGAAACAGCGAGAGGAAAAGCGCGATCCAAGATTAGCGCTTTTTGTTGGCAGGCTGGTTGAAAAGAAAGGGTGTATTCATTTGATCCGCGCGATGAGTGGCGTGCAGAAAGCCATCCCTGAAGCCCGGCTCGCCATCGTTGGAGATGGGCCCTTGCGGAGAGCATTGGAGCACGAGGCTGCATTGCATTCAAGCAATATCGTTTTTCTCGGTCATCAATCGCATGCAATTGTGCGGCAGTGGATGCGACGAGCCAGTGTGCTGGTAGCCCCGAGCGTTCCAGCAAGTAGCGGTGATTGCGAAGGTCTGCCAACGGTGCTCTGCGAGGCCCAAGCTGAAGGCTTGCCTGTGGTCGCATTCGCTACGGAAGGCGTTACAGAAGCCCTGCCAGCGGATCGGCGAAACTCTCTGCCGAGGGCGGGTGATGTTTCCGGTTTATCTCAGGAAATCATTCGCTTTATGGAGGACGATCGGATCTGGCAACAAATAAGTGACGCAGGAAAATACTACGCTGGACTTCACTTTGACCTGGCGGCGCAGACGCACTTGCTCGAGAACAAGTACGAAGAGGTGATTGCGAGGGGGCATGCCTGA